From one Streptomyces chromofuscus genomic stretch:
- a CDS encoding acetyl/propionyl/methylcrotonyl-CoA carboxylase subunit alpha: MRRVLIANRGEIAVRVARACRDAGIASVAVYADPDRDALHVRAADEAFALGGDTPATSYLDIEKVLKAARESGADAVHPGYGFLSENAEFAQAVLDAGLIWIGPPPQAIRDLGDKVAARHIAQRAGAPLVAGTPDPVSGAQEVVAFAEEHGLPIAIKAAFGGGGRGLKVARTLEEVPELYDSAVREAVAAFGRGECFVERYLDRPRHVETQCLADQHGNVVVVSTRDCSLQRRHQKLVEEAPAPFLSQAQRDELYAASKAILKEAGYVGAGTVEFLVGLDGTISFLEVNTRLQVEHPVTEEVAGIDLVREMFRIADGEELGYGDPELRGHSFEFRINGEDPGRNFLPAPGTVTLFAPPSGPGVRLDAGVESGSVIGPAWDSLLAKLIVTGRTRKEALQRAARALEEFQVEGMATAIPFHRAVVRDPAFAPELTGSTDPFTVHTRWIETEFVNEIKPFTATSDLEAEDEPGRETVVVEVGGKRLEVTLPASLGRLPERQPILVGAGAARPRRRSSGGGAGAGVSGDTLTSPMQGTVVKVAVEEGQRVEQGELVVVLEAMKMEQPLTAHKSGTVTGLATTAGQALSSGAAVCDIKD; the protein is encoded by the coding sequence ATGCGCCGGGTGCTCATCGCCAACCGTGGCGAAATCGCTGTCCGCGTGGCCCGGGCCTGCCGGGACGCCGGGATCGCGAGCGTGGCCGTCTACGCCGACCCGGACCGGGACGCTCTGCATGTCCGCGCCGCGGATGAGGCGTTCGCCCTGGGTGGTGACACCCCCGCGACCAGCTACCTCGACATCGAGAAGGTCTTGAAGGCCGCCCGTGAGTCGGGGGCGGACGCCGTCCATCCGGGCTACGGGTTCCTGTCGGAGAACGCGGAGTTCGCGCAGGCGGTCCTGGACGCGGGGCTGATCTGGATCGGGCCGCCGCCGCAGGCGATCCGTGACCTCGGTGACAAGGTGGCGGCGCGGCACATCGCCCAGCGTGCGGGCGCCCCGCTCGTCGCCGGTACGCCCGATCCGGTGAGCGGCGCGCAGGAGGTCGTGGCCTTCGCCGAGGAGCACGGGCTGCCGATCGCCATCAAGGCCGCCTTCGGCGGTGGCGGACGCGGTCTGAAGGTCGCCCGGACGCTGGAGGAGGTGCCCGAGCTGTACGACTCCGCGGTCCGCGAGGCCGTGGCCGCGTTCGGGCGCGGGGAGTGCTTCGTCGAGCGCTACCTGGACAGGCCCCGGCACGTGGAGACGCAGTGCCTGGCCGACCAGCACGGCAACGTCGTGGTGGTGTCCACGCGGGACTGCTCGTTGCAGCGGCGTCACCAGAAGCTGGTGGAGGAGGCGCCGGCGCCGTTTCTGTCGCAGGCGCAGCGGGACGAGCTGTACGCGGCGTCGAAGGCCATCCTGAAGGAGGCCGGGTACGTCGGTGCGGGCACGGTGGAGTTCCTCGTCGGCCTCGACGGCACGATCTCCTTCCTGGAGGTCAACACCCGTCTGCAGGTGGAGCACCCGGTCACCGAGGAGGTCGCCGGGATCGACCTGGTGCGGGAGATGTTCCGCATCGCCGACGGCGAGGAGCTCGGCTACGGCGACCCGGAGCTGCGCGGTCACTCGTTCGAGTTCCGTATCAACGGCGAGGACCCGGGGCGCAACTTCCTGCCCGCGCCGGGGACGGTGACGCTGTTCGCGCCGCCGTCGGGTCCGGGCGTCCGCCTGGACGCGGGTGTGGAGTCGGGCAGTGTGATCGGCCCGGCGTGGGACTCGCTGCTCGCGAAGCTGATCGTCACCGGCCGTACCCGCAAGGAGGCCCTGCAGCGGGCCGCGCGGGCGCTTGAGGAGTTCCAGGTCGAGGGCATGGCCACGGCCATCCCGTTCCACCGCGCGGTCGTCAGGGACCCGGCCTTCGCCCCCGAGCTGACCGGCTCCACCGACCCGTTCACGGTCCACACCCGCTGGATCGAGACCGAGTTCGTCAACGAGATCAAGCCCTTCACCGCCACCAGTGACCTGGAGGCCGAGGACGAGCCGGGCCGCGAGACCGTCGTCGTGGAGGTCGGCGGCAAGCGCCTGGAGGTGACCCTGCCCGCGTCGCTCGGGCGGCTGCCGGAGCGGCAGCCGATCCTCGTCGGGGCCGGCGCCGCCAGGCCGCGGCGCCGCAGCTCGGGCGGCGGCGCGGGCGCCGGCGTCTCCGGCGACACGCTCACCTCCCCGATGCAGGGGACCGTCGTCAAGGTCGCCGTGGAGGAGGGGCAGCGGGTCGAGCAGGGCGAGCTGGTCGTCGTCCTGGAGGCGATGAAGATGGAGCAGCCGCTCACCGCGCACAAGTCCGGCACCGTCACGGGGCTGGCCACCACGGCGGGGCAGGCCCTGTCCTCCGGTGCCGCCGTCTGCGACATCAAGGACTGA
- a CDS encoding flavin reductase family protein → MSAAARSLTRTPERQPIEPLSLRRVCGLFTTGVTVVSTGPSGRAEGTTVNSFTSVSLEPPLVLFCLHKRSRLHGLLQESGGFTVNFLSGRQQPLARHFAGKRPDAFADVPHHFTADGLPALSEALAYIACTTVDVHAAGDHDIVIGEVVELGVPGHGQDPLIFFDGSLGPLQTAAGRFSQAGEPSAPARVS, encoded by the coding sequence ATGTCCGCAGCAGCGCGGTCGCTGACCCGCACCCCTGAGCGACAGCCCATCGAGCCGTTGAGCCTGCGCCGCGTGTGCGGCTTGTTCACGACCGGCGTCACGGTGGTCTCCACCGGGCCGAGCGGCCGAGCCGAGGGCACCACCGTCAACTCCTTCACCTCGGTCTCGCTGGAACCCCCGCTCGTGCTGTTCTGCCTGCACAAGCGGTCCCGGCTGCACGGCCTGCTCCAGGAGAGCGGCGGCTTCACCGTGAACTTCCTGTCCGGGCGGCAGCAGCCGCTGGCCCGTCACTTCGCCGGCAAGCGGCCCGACGCGTTCGCGGACGTCCCGCACCACTTCACCGCGGACGGACTGCCGGCGCTCAGCGAGGCCCTGGCCTACATCGCCTGCACCACCGTCGACGTGCACGCGGCCGGCGACCACGACATCGTCATCGGCGAAGTGGTGGAGCTGGGCGTCCCCGGACACGGCCAGGACCCGCTGATCTTCTTCGACGGATCGCTGGGCCCGCTGCAGACCGCGGCCGGCCGGTTCAGCCAGGCCGGCGAGCCCTCGGCACCGGCCCGGGTGTCCTGA
- a CDS encoding NAD(P)/FAD-dependent oxidoreductase, producing MVTKMTEGATESAHIPEEMTFDVIILGSGLAGSVTGAILAKHGARVLLVDAAAHPRFAVGESMTPQLVEWIHILSERHDIPELKSLASVQASTRDIGPTFGTKAHFGFIKHEVGQEPDPRAATQLALPKIFHQNSHMHRQDSDSFMFHVAITYGCTPRQNWRASEVDFDDDGVTVTGKSAAPGAQPEQYRAKYLVDASGFRSPLADKFDLREKPARFKHHSRSMFTHYVGVKRFDDVSGHPKDLRPPADWHTGTLHHMIERGWFWIIPFDNHDKSRNPLCSVGLTVDERTYPKPKDLTPEQEFQLWLDKYPAVKRQFDGATRVREWVSTDRLQYSSKQTIGDRWCLMSHAAGFIDALYSRGLSNTFEVVDALTSRLVVALKDGDFSAERFEYVERLEQGLLQYNDELVNSSFIAFSHFRLWNAVFRVWGSFITPGTMRLTRARLAHARDGRKEHFEELEQVPYPGLWWPQSDSFKRILETTAEACEKYEAGALTGDEAADIIFATLRDSPIVNPVFGWKDEKQRFIYPSVPTMARFLFWASVQAPSEMNSVGREFLLGIVKAGSKVRKLL from the coding sequence ATGGTCACGAAGATGACCGAAGGCGCGACGGAATCGGCACACATACCCGAGGAGATGACGTTCGACGTCATCATCCTGGGGTCGGGCCTGGCCGGCTCCGTGACCGGCGCGATCCTGGCCAAGCACGGTGCGCGGGTTCTGCTGGTCGACGCGGCCGCCCACCCGCGCTTCGCCGTCGGCGAGTCCATGACCCCGCAGCTCGTGGAGTGGATCCACATCCTCTCCGAGCGGCACGACATCCCCGAGCTGAAGAGCCTGGCCAGCGTCCAGGCCTCCACCCGCGACATCGGCCCGACCTTCGGCACCAAGGCGCACTTCGGCTTCATCAAGCACGAGGTGGGCCAGGAGCCCGACCCGCGGGCGGCCACCCAGCTGGCGCTGCCGAAGATCTTCCACCAGAACAGCCACATGCACCGCCAGGACAGCGACTCGTTCATGTTCCACGTGGCGATCACGTACGGGTGCACGCCCCGGCAGAACTGGCGTGCGAGCGAGGTGGACTTCGACGACGACGGCGTGACCGTCACCGGCAAGAGCGCCGCCCCCGGCGCCCAGCCCGAGCAGTACCGGGCGAAGTACCTGGTCGACGCCTCCGGTTTCCGCTCGCCGCTCGCCGACAAGTTCGACCTGCGGGAGAAGCCGGCCCGCTTCAAGCACCACAGCCGTTCGATGTTCACGCACTACGTCGGCGTCAAGCGGTTCGACGACGTCAGCGGCCACCCCAAGGACCTGCGCCCGCCGGCCGACTGGCACACCGGCACCCTGCACCACATGATCGAGCGCGGCTGGTTCTGGATCATCCCGTTCGACAACCACGACAAGTCCCGCAACCCGCTGTGCAGCGTCGGCCTGACCGTCGACGAGCGCACCTACCCCAAGCCCAAGGACCTCACCCCGGAGCAGGAGTTCCAGCTCTGGCTCGACAAGTACCCGGCGGTCAAGCGCCAGTTCGACGGCGCGACGCGGGTGCGCGAGTGGGTCTCCACCGACCGGCTCCAGTACTCCTCGAAGCAGACCATCGGCGACCGCTGGTGCCTGATGTCGCACGCGGCCGGGTTCATCGACGCGCTGTACTCGCGCGGGCTGTCCAACACCTTCGAGGTGGTGGACGCGCTGACCTCCCGGCTGGTGGTGGCCCTGAAGGACGGCGACTTCTCCGCCGAGCGCTTCGAGTACGTCGAGCGGCTGGAGCAGGGACTGCTCCAGTACAACGACGAGCTGGTCAACAGCTCCTTCATCGCCTTCTCGCACTTCCGCCTGTGGAACGCGGTGTTCCGGGTGTGGGGCTCCTTCATCACTCCGGGCACCATGCGCCTGACCCGGGCCCGCCTGGCCCACGCCCGCGACGGCCGCAAGGAGCACTTCGAGGAGCTGGAGCAGGTCCCGTACCCGGGTCTGTGGTGGCCGCAGTCCGACTCCTTCAAGCGGATCCTGGAGACCACCGCGGAGGCCTGCGAGAAGTACGAGGCGGGCGCGCTCACCGGTGACGAGGCCGCCGACATCATCTTCGCGACCCTGCGCGACTCGCCCATCGTGAACCCGGTCTTCGGCTGGAAGGACGAGAAGCAGCGCTTCATCTACCCGTCGGTGCCGACGATGGCCCGCTTCCTGTTCTGGGCGTCGGTGCAGGCCCCGTCGGAGATGAACAGCGTCGGCCGGGAGTTCCTGCTCGGCATCGTCAAGGCCGGCTCCAAGGTTCGCAAGCTCCTCTGA
- a CDS encoding MarR family winged helix-turn-helix transcriptional regulator, with product MSPVDPTTPLTRAEETAEVPGVLPESLTDYVSYLLRRVHAQFSSTPDGTDTDSRDFLVLDALTGQDWASQLDLAERLGINRTIMVQVIDRLEARGEVRRTRNPDNRRQYVLSLTDRGRDALGAMRRAVAERDAGLTAVLTPQEIARLDELLTRLLPESAQPLVQGTEYLVAQVHFRLRRHGDDKLAGTGLRVRHYGPLSALVASGPCSQQQLAEHLAITGPAVSQLVDELVEQGLVRRGRDPHDRRRYALEVTDEGREKLVVVTAAVQELADDVAALLGPGGEEELRTLLLKLLQPASDSGEHSGSGLSENAKSAVPARG from the coding sequence GTGAGCCCGGTGGATCCGACGACTCCCCTCACCAGGGCCGAGGAGACCGCCGAGGTCCCGGGAGTGCTCCCGGAGTCGCTCACGGACTACGTCAGCTACCTCCTGCGCCGGGTCCACGCGCAGTTCTCCTCGACCCCCGACGGCACCGACACCGACTCCCGGGACTTCCTCGTCCTCGACGCCCTCACCGGCCAGGACTGGGCGTCCCAGCTCGACCTGGCCGAGCGTCTGGGCATCAACCGCACGATCATGGTGCAGGTCATCGACCGCCTGGAGGCCCGCGGCGAGGTCCGGCGCACCCGCAACCCCGACAACCGGCGCCAGTACGTGCTCTCCCTGACCGACCGGGGCCGTGACGCCCTCGGGGCCATGCGCCGGGCCGTGGCCGAGCGGGACGCGGGCCTGACCGCCGTCCTCACCCCCCAGGAGATCGCCCGGCTCGACGAGCTGCTCACCCGGCTGCTGCCCGAGTCGGCGCAGCCGCTGGTGCAGGGCACCGAGTACCTGGTGGCGCAGGTCCACTTCCGGCTGCGCCGGCACGGCGACGACAAGCTCGCCGGCACGGGGCTGCGCGTCCGCCACTACGGTCCCCTGTCCGCGCTCGTCGCCTCCGGCCCGTGTTCCCAGCAGCAGCTCGCGGAGCACCTCGCGATCACCGGGCCTGCCGTGTCCCAGCTCGTGGACGAACTCGTCGAGCAGGGGCTCGTACGCCGCGGCCGGGACCCGCACGACCGGCGCCGGTACGCGCTCGAGGTGACCGACGAGGGCCGGGAGAAACTCGTCGTCGTCACCGCGGCCGTACAGGAACTCGCCGACGACGTGGCCGCATTGCTCGGTCCCGGCGGCGAGGAGGAACTGCGGACACTGCTGCTGAAACTTCTGCAACCGGCCTCTGATTCCGGCGAGCATTCCGGAAGCGGCCTTTCCGAAAACGCCAAGTCCGCTGTTCCGGCCAGGGGTTGA
- a CDS encoding methyltransferase: MPHLSRNAQAEQTNEGAEILMSNSDPENRSLAVWELADLVTPMAVRVAATYRVADHIAAGRVTADDIARAEQLNAGALERVLRHLVTVGVLTPGGGTYGLTGLGEQLRSDHPDGQHRLVDLDGALGRGDLSLVELAHVVRTGEPAYPVRYGMPYWEDLAADRALAASFDAIMADNLARDVPSIAAAYDWSALGHVYDLGGGSGVLLGGLLTAHPALRGTVVDLKATAARAEDHFRALGLQDRAEVVDGSFFDELPAGGGGYILSSVLHNWSDEDALRILGRCADAVADGGRILVVEETGENPETAMDLRMLAYFAGVERGVEDLARLATRAGLRLTGVFRAGGQAARVRSVLELVREADAH, translated from the coding sequence ATGCCCCACCTCTCGCGGAACGCACAGGCCGAGCAGACGAACGAGGGAGCGGAGATCCTCATGTCGAACAGCGATCCGGAGAACCGTTCCCTCGCGGTGTGGGAGCTCGCCGACCTCGTGACGCCCATGGCCGTGCGCGTCGCCGCCACCTACCGGGTCGCCGACCACATCGCCGCCGGCCGCGTCACCGCCGATGACATCGCCCGGGCCGAGCAACTGAACGCCGGAGCGCTGGAGCGGGTCCTGCGGCATCTCGTCACCGTCGGCGTCCTCACCCCGGGCGGCGGGACGTACGGGCTGACCGGCCTCGGGGAGCAATTGCGCAGCGACCACCCCGACGGCCAGCACCGGCTCGTCGACCTCGACGGAGCTCTGGGCCGCGGTGACCTCAGCCTCGTCGAACTGGCCCATGTGGTGCGCACCGGTGAACCCGCGTACCCCGTCCGCTACGGCATGCCCTACTGGGAGGACCTGGCCGCCGACCGGGCGCTGGCCGCGTCCTTCGACGCGATCATGGCCGACAACCTGGCCCGGGACGTGCCCTCGATCGCCGCCGCGTACGACTGGTCCGCACTGGGCCACGTCTACGACCTCGGCGGCGGCAGCGGCGTCCTGCTCGGCGGGCTGCTCACGGCCCATCCGGCACTGCGCGGCACGGTCGTCGACCTCAAGGCCACCGCCGCCCGCGCGGAAGACCACTTCCGGGCGCTCGGCCTTCAGGACCGGGCCGAGGTCGTCGACGGCAGCTTCTTCGACGAACTGCCCGCCGGTGGCGGCGGCTACATCCTCTCCTCCGTCCTGCACAACTGGTCCGACGAGGACGCCCTGCGCATCCTGGGCCGCTGCGCCGACGCCGTCGCGGACGGCGGCCGGATCCTGGTCGTCGAGGAGACCGGCGAGAACCCCGAGACGGCGATGGACCTGAGGATGCTCGCCTACTTCGCCGGAGTGGAACGCGGTGTCGAGGACCTCGCCCGCCTCGCCACCCGGGCGGGCCTCAGGCTCACCGGTGTCTTCCGGGCCGGCGGCCAGGCGGCCCGCGTCCGGTCGGTGCTGGAGCTGGTCCGGGAGGCCGACGCCCACTGA
- a CDS encoding MFS transporter, whose translation MSLQDRTQAVPRAAAPPQKDGKLGLALLVIAAAQLMLVLDNTIVAVALPSMQSALGLSEAGLGWVVTAYALAFGGLLLAGGRAGDLFGRRLVFRIGLIIFTAASLLGGLATTGELLITARLLQGLGAAIAAPTALSLLATTFPAGPARNKALGVYGAMGGLGSVVGLLLGGALTEYLNWRWVMFVNIPIALAVLIGTGVLVEGGRERGKVDVPGAFTATFGFGALVYGITRAGEEGLDDTNTLISLGVALVLLITFVAIQRTAQAPMIPGGVLADKGRVGANLVMFLVGAGMLATFYFLTLYMQVVKGYDPMVTGVAYLPYAVGMLLAAGGLGPQLLARLSERTVISVGLTVGILGMVWFSLLAPGQNPWVALLPAQLVSGLGLGMVFVAVTIISVRGVAPQETGAASGLVNTAQQIGGAIGLAALAAAATVITQNESEPTSSDALTTGYSYGFLLGGGLYLLALLTALITAPKSAPQPQQDGAQPPVAL comes from the coding sequence ATGTCGCTGCAAGACCGCACCCAGGCCGTCCCCAGGGCCGCGGCACCGCCGCAGAAGGACGGCAAGCTCGGCCTCGCGCTGCTGGTGATCGCCGCAGCGCAGCTGATGCTCGTCCTGGACAACACGATCGTGGCGGTGGCGCTGCCGAGCATGCAGAGCGCCCTCGGCCTCAGCGAGGCCGGCCTCGGCTGGGTCGTCACCGCCTACGCCCTGGCCTTCGGCGGACTGCTGCTGGCCGGTGGCCGCGCCGGTGACCTGTTCGGCCGTCGGCTGGTGTTCCGGATCGGCCTGATCATCTTCACCGCCGCCTCCCTGCTGGGCGGTCTGGCCACCACCGGCGAACTGCTGATCACCGCCCGGCTGCTGCAGGGTCTGGGCGCCGCCATCGCCGCGCCGACCGCGCTGTCCCTGCTGGCCACTACCTTCCCGGCGGGCCCGGCCCGCAACAAGGCGCTCGGTGTGTACGGCGCGATGGGCGGCCTCGGCTCGGTGGTCGGCCTGCTGCTCGGTGGGGCGCTGACCGAGTACCTGAACTGGCGCTGGGTCATGTTCGTCAACATCCCGATCGCCCTCGCCGTCCTGATCGGCACCGGTGTCCTCGTCGAGGGCGGCCGTGAGCGCGGCAAGGTCGACGTGCCGGGTGCCTTCACCGCCACCTTCGGCTTCGGCGCCCTGGTCTACGGCATCACGCGCGCCGGTGAGGAGGGCCTCGACGACACCAACACGCTGATCTCCCTCGGTGTCGCGCTGGTCCTGCTGATCACCTTCGTGGCCATCCAGCGCACCGCGCAGGCGCCGATGATCCCCGGCGGCGTGCTGGCCGACAAGGGCCGCGTGGGCGCCAACCTGGTGATGTTCCTGGTCGGCGCCGGCATGCTCGCCACCTTCTACTTCCTGACCCTCTACATGCAGGTCGTCAAGGGCTACGACCCGATGGTCACCGGCGTCGCCTACCTGCCGTACGCGGTGGGCATGCTGCTCGCGGCCGGCGGCCTCGGCCCGCAGCTGCTGGCTCGGCTGTCCGAGCGCACGGTGATCTCCGTCGGTCTGACCGTCGGCATCCTGGGCATGGTCTGGTTCAGCCTGCTGGCGCCGGGCCAGAACCCCTGGGTCGCGCTGCTGCCCGCACAGCTGGTCTCCGGCCTCGGCCTCGGCATGGTGTTCGTGGCCGTCACCATCATCAGCGTCCGCGGGGTCGCGCCGCAGGAGACCGGTGCCGCGTCCGGCCTGGTCAACACCGCCCAGCAGATCGGTGGGGCGATCGGCCTCGCGGCGCTGGCCGCGGCGGCGACCGTGATCACGCAGAACGAGTCCGAGCCCACCTCGTCCGACGCACTGACCACCGGCTACTCGTACGGCTTCCTGCTCGGTGGCGGTCTCTACCTGCTGGCCCTGCTGACGGCGCTGATCACCGCGCCGAAGTCGGCGCCCCAGCCGCAGCAGGACGGGGCTCAGCCCCCCGTGGCGCTGTGA
- a CDS encoding hemerythrin domain-containing protein encodes MSQEFKNHDMTMMFAIHDALRRELERIARITARVDEDPRHVLSTAVGWELFKKFLTIHHTSEDVTVWPVMQKALADKPDELALLDAMEAEHAVIDPLLADIDAALADRDSGPERLGGLTDQLYTSLSGHLDHEERDALILMDITMTKDEWAAFSTEQRTRVGDDSRYYLPWLLDDMDAVKLAGILHKMPEQLKNAYETEWRAAYEALDIWGTKARSAAR; translated from the coding sequence ATGAGCCAGGAGTTCAAGAACCACGACATGACGATGATGTTCGCGATCCACGACGCCCTCCGGCGCGAGCTGGAGCGGATCGCGCGGATCACGGCGCGGGTCGACGAGGACCCCCGTCACGTCCTGAGCACCGCGGTCGGCTGGGAGCTGTTCAAGAAGTTCCTGACCATCCACCACACGTCGGAGGACGTGACGGTGTGGCCGGTGATGCAGAAGGCCCTGGCCGACAAGCCGGACGAGCTGGCCCTGCTGGACGCCATGGAGGCCGAGCACGCGGTGATCGACCCGCTGCTGGCCGACATCGACGCGGCCCTCGCCGACCGGGACTCCGGTCCGGAGCGCCTGGGCGGCCTGACCGACCAGCTGTACACCAGCCTCAGCGGCCACCTCGACCACGAGGAGCGGGACGCGCTGATCCTGATGGACATCACGATGACCAAGGACGAGTGGGCCGCCTTCAGCACCGAGCAGCGCACCCGCGTCGGCGACGACTCCCGCTACTACCTGCCCTGGCTGCTCGACGACATGGACGCCGTCAAGCTCGCCGGAATCCTGCACAAGATGCCCGAGCAGCTGAAGAACGCCTACGAGACCGAGTGGCGCGCCGCCTACGAGGCGCTGGACATCTGGGGCACCAAGGCCCGCTCCGCCGCCCGCTGA
- a CDS encoding cation:proton antiporter, translating to MAAVPDPLPDLLVALPAVILACRAGAQLLGRLGQPPVVGEIVVGILFGPSLLGWLWPEAQAWLFPQSVLPYIGVLGNVGLLAFMFLVGLELDLKSLRGHSRTAVVVSQASIAVPLLLGTLLAFGMYGDFAPEDTEKAAFVLFIAVSMSITAFPVLARILTDRGLYRTPVGALAMACAAVDDVTAWCLLAAVVAVANSGAPMEAVTTALLAVAFTLVMFSVVRPLLRRWAARADRRSGDAVVLVVLFSGLCLGAYATDRIGVHALFGAFLFGVVTPRGSRRIEATAARVHAFTVPVLLPLFFVSTGLKTDVSLLAGESAQWLWAGAVLAVAVLGKWGGGSVAARLSGQGWRDALSVGALMNCRGLTELVVLNIGLGLGVIGPDLFTILVLMALLTTAMTAPALNLIRRGVDDPRPVDTTTGQGSEEPALESAGTR from the coding sequence ATGGCAGCTGTCCCCGATCCCCTTCCCGATCTGTTGGTCGCCCTCCCGGCGGTGATCCTCGCGTGCCGGGCCGGTGCCCAGCTCCTCGGGCGGCTCGGTCAGCCGCCGGTGGTCGGCGAGATCGTCGTCGGCATCCTGTTCGGCCCGTCGCTGCTCGGCTGGCTCTGGCCCGAGGCACAGGCGTGGCTCTTCCCGCAGTCCGTCCTGCCGTACATCGGCGTACTGGGCAACGTCGGGCTGCTCGCGTTCATGTTCCTCGTGGGCCTCGAACTCGACCTGAAGTCGCTGCGCGGGCACAGCAGAACGGCGGTCGTGGTCTCCCAGGCCAGCATCGCCGTCCCCCTGCTGCTCGGCACCCTGCTCGCGTTCGGCATGTACGGCGACTTCGCCCCCGAGGACACCGAGAAGGCGGCGTTCGTGCTGTTCATCGCCGTGTCGATGAGCATCACCGCGTTCCCCGTGCTGGCCCGCATCCTCACCGACCGCGGCCTGTACCGCACCCCGGTCGGCGCGCTCGCCATGGCCTGCGCGGCCGTCGACGACGTCACCGCGTGGTGCCTGCTGGCGGCCGTGGTGGCGGTGGCGAACAGCGGCGCCCCGATGGAGGCGGTCACGACGGCCCTGCTGGCCGTGGCCTTCACGCTGGTCATGTTCTCCGTCGTGCGCCCGCTGCTGCGCCGGTGGGCCGCGCGCGCCGACCGCCGCAGCGGTGACGCCGTGGTGCTGGTGGTGCTGTTCAGCGGGCTGTGCCTGGGCGCGTACGCCACCGACCGGATCGGTGTGCACGCGCTGTTCGGCGCGTTCCTGTTCGGCGTGGTCACCCCGCGCGGCAGCCGGCGGATCGAGGCGACCGCGGCCCGGGTGCACGCCTTCACCGTGCCCGTGCTGCTGCCGCTGTTCTTCGTCAGCACCGGCCTGAAGACGGACGTCTCGCTGCTCGCGGGGGAGTCGGCGCAGTGGCTGTGGGCCGGCGCCGTGCTCGCCGTGGCGGTGCTCGGCAAGTGGGGCGGCGGCTCGGTCGCGGCCCGGCTGTCGGGCCAGGGATGGCGGGACGCGTTGTCGGTCGGCGCGCTGATGAACTGCCGCGGCCTGACCGAACTGGTCGTGCTCAACATCGGCCTCGGCCTCGGGGTCATCGGACCCGACCTGTTCACGATCCTGGTGCTCATGGCCCTGCTCACCACGGCCATGACGGCACCCGCGCTGAACCTGATCCGCCGGGGCGTGGACGATCCCCGGCCCGTGGACACCACAACCGGCCAAGGTTCCGAGGAACCCGCCCTGGAGTCCGCAGGGACCCGCTGA
- a CDS encoding NADPH-dependent FMN reductase, giving the protein MSTPGLVTRPVRVTLLVGSARDGRLAPDVAGWFARTASRRDDLVLDVVDVAEHLLPASLAEDDPTAAALRPRLTGAEAYVVVVPEYNRSVPGPLKTLIDSFQPEWQAKPVGFVGYGLGTAGGVRAIEHLRQIFAEFHCVGMKDVVTFPRILEHYDAEGRFPADPEGAESAAKLMLDQLLWWARALREAKAARPYGS; this is encoded by the coding sequence ATGAGCACGCCCGGACTGGTGACCCGCCCGGTGCGGGTCACGCTGCTCGTCGGCTCGGCCCGGGACGGACGGCTCGCGCCGGACGTCGCGGGCTGGTTCGCGCGGACGGCCTCGCGCCGCGACGACCTGGTGCTGGACGTCGTCGACGTGGCCGAGCACCTGCTGCCCGCGAGCCTCGCCGAGGACGACCCGACGGCGGCGGCGCTGCGCCCCCGGCTGACCGGGGCCGAGGCGTACGTCGTGGTCGTACCGGAGTACAACCGCAGCGTCCCCGGCCCGCTGAAGACCCTCATCGACAGCTTCCAGCCCGAGTGGCAGGCCAAGCCGGTCGGCTTCGTCGGCTACGGGCTGGGCACGGCCGGCGGGGTGCGCGCGATCGAGCATCTGCGGCAGATCTTCGCCGAGTTCCACTGCGTGGGGATGAAGGACGTCGTCACCTTCCCCAGGATCCTCGAGCACTACGACGCCGAGGGCCGCTTCCCCGCCGATCCCGAGGGCGCGGAGTCCGCGGCCAAGCTCATGCTCGACCAGCTGCTGTGGTGGGCCCGCGCGCTGCGGGAGGCGAAGGCGGCACGGCCGTACGGCTCCTGA
- a CDS encoding nitroreductase family deazaflavin-dependent oxidoreductase: protein MPIDRKVARFNRKFANHLVGPLFSRLPGFGKVHHRGRKSGREFATPVKLFRRGEDIVITLPYGPGSDWVKNVLAAGGCEITTRGRRIQVANPVVFTDDGTTKMPALTRRILSRVDAQEFLALTPVTAPSSAGRR, encoded by the coding sequence GTGCCGATCGACAGAAAAGTGGCCCGCTTCAACCGGAAGTTCGCCAACCACCTGGTGGGCCCACTGTTCAGCCGGCTGCCCGGGTTCGGGAAGGTGCACCACCGCGGCCGCAAGTCGGGGCGCGAGTTCGCCACGCCGGTGAAGCTGTTCCGGCGCGGCGAGGACATCGTCATCACACTGCCGTACGGACCCGGCTCCGACTGGGTCAAGAACGTGCTGGCGGCGGGCGGTTGCGAGATCACCACCCGGGGCCGGCGCATCCAGGTCGCCAACCCGGTCGTCTTCACCGACGACGGCACCACGAAGATGCCGGCCCTCACCCGCCGCATCCTGTCCCGGGTCGACGCCCAGGAGTTCCTGGCGCTGACGCCGGTGACCGCGCCGAGTTCGGCGGGACGGCGATGA